One segment of Marinobacter sediminum DNA contains the following:
- a CDS encoding N-acyl-D-amino-acid deacylase family protein produces the protein MRQYDTLITGGRYFDGTGSPSRIANVAIRDGRIARVFESEPDLGLANRVIDAEGCWVTPGFLDTHTHYDAELIVAPSLSESVRHGVTTVLIGSCSLSMVCSGAEDASDIFTRVETVPREKVLPILKRNKSWGTPSEWVEFISRHPLGPNVISFLGHSDLRTAVMGLHRATDRNIKPTAAEQERMEQLLEEALQEGFLGLSTMCLKWDKVDGDREWSKSLPSTYARWGEVSRLNRLLRRYGRVHQGAPNAANPLQVTQYLRETLGWFRKPLKTTLIAMIDLKGNPTVRPMANLVGWIANAFRGNFRWQLLPTPFTIYADGMDIVLFEEFGAGEMALDVRDQLERNELLKDESYRRTFRKFYKQKLSPRVWQRDFGDAVILGCPDSSLVGHNFAELAAERGIHVVDFFLDMVVKHGPALRWFTVIGNHRKERLRQMVKSPHALITFSDAGAHIRNMAFYNLPLRFLKLVQESDQQGDPIMSLERAVHRLTGEQADWLGIDAGHIREGDRADIVILDPGGLKQDLEEVNWAEMENFGLERMVNRVQGCVRHVLINGRPAVTDEQIEPGLGKETGFGRFLRAVSC, from the coding sequence GTGAGACAGTACGACACCCTTATTACTGGCGGGCGTTACTTTGATGGCACCGGTTCTCCTTCCCGTATTGCCAATGTTGCCATCCGCGATGGTCGGATTGCGCGGGTTTTTGAATCCGAGCCCGATCTGGGGCTGGCAAACCGGGTGATTGATGCAGAAGGATGTTGGGTTACGCCTGGATTCCTCGATACTCATACCCACTACGACGCCGAACTGATTGTTGCTCCGTCTCTTTCGGAATCCGTGCGCCACGGTGTGACAACCGTTTTGATCGGCAGCTGCTCGTTGAGTATGGTTTGCTCCGGCGCAGAGGATGCGTCGGATATTTTTACCCGGGTGGAAACAGTGCCCCGGGAAAAAGTGCTTCCGATTCTCAAGCGCAATAAAAGCTGGGGCACGCCCTCGGAGTGGGTTGAATTTATCAGCCGGCATCCACTGGGACCCAATGTGATCAGCTTTCTCGGGCACAGCGATTTGCGGACCGCGGTTATGGGGCTGCACCGGGCCACGGATCGAAACATAAAGCCGACAGCAGCAGAGCAGGAGCGTATGGAGCAGCTTCTCGAGGAGGCGCTGCAAGAGGGGTTTCTGGGGTTGTCGACCATGTGCCTGAAATGGGACAAAGTGGATGGTGACCGGGAGTGGTCGAAAAGCCTGCCGAGCACTTACGCGCGCTGGGGCGAGGTGAGTCGGTTGAACCGGTTGCTGCGTCGATACGGTCGCGTTCATCAGGGTGCGCCCAATGCCGCCAACCCGCTGCAGGTGACCCAGTATCTGAGAGAAACGCTTGGCTGGTTCCGGAAACCGCTTAAAACGACGCTCATTGCCATGATCGATCTAAAAGGCAACCCGACCGTACGGCCAATGGCCAACCTGGTTGGCTGGATCGCCAACGCCTTCCGGGGCAATTTCCGGTGGCAGCTCCTTCCGACGCCTTTCACCATTTATGCCGATGGTATGGATATTGTGCTGTTCGAGGAATTCGGGGCAGGAGAAATGGCACTGGATGTCCGGGACCAGCTGGAGCGGAATGAGCTTCTGAAGGATGAGAGTTATCGCCGGACTTTCCGCAAATTCTACAAGCAGAAACTGTCGCCACGAGTCTGGCAGCGGGATTTCGGCGACGCCGTTATCCTTGGTTGCCCGGACAGCTCACTGGTTGGTCACAACTTTGCGGAGCTGGCAGCTGAACGCGGTATACATGTGGTGGACTTCTTTCTGGATATGGTGGTCAAGCATGGGCCCGCGCTGAGATGGTTTACCGTCATAGGCAACCATCGCAAGGAACGGCTTCGCCAGATGGTGAAAAGTCCCCATGCCCTGATCACCTTCTCGGATGCGGGTGCCCATATTCGCAACATGGCCTTCTACAACCTCCCGCTTCGATTTCTGAAACTTGTTCAGGAAAGCGATCAGCAAGGTGATCCGATCATGTCGCTGGAAAGAGCCGTGCATCGCCTCACCGGGGAACAGGCTGACTGGCTTGGTATCGATGCCGGCCACATCCGGGAGGGCGATCGGGCAGACATTGTAATACTGGATCCAGGCGGGCTAAAACAGGATCTGGAGGAGGTAAACTGGGCTGAGATGGAGAATTTTGGTCTGGAACGAATGGTCAACCGGGTTCAGGGATGCGTCAGGCATGTGCTGATTAATGGGCGCCCGGCAGTGACGGATGAGCAGATAGAGCCGGGCCTGGGGAAGGAGACCGGGTTCGGGCGCTTTCTTCGGGCTGTTTCCTGCTGA
- a CDS encoding DUF2238 domain-containing protein → MFRISLAALVWVAMFLAVLVWSGIGPKDRATWVLEVLPAVIGFVLVIWCWFRYPLTPIVYWLILVHAIILMVGGHYTYAEVPMFEWFRDWFSWERNNYDKLGHFAQGFVPALIARELVVRLSVFARPGWAPFFIICFCLAVSAFYELIEWWVALASEEAAESFLGTQGYVWDTQSDMAWALSGAILALVLLRRFQDRQIAALARH, encoded by the coding sequence ATGTTTCGGATATCATTAGCAGCCCTGGTCTGGGTGGCCATGTTTCTGGCAGTTCTGGTCTGGTCCGGGATTGGGCCGAAAGACCGGGCAACCTGGGTGCTTGAAGTCTTGCCCGCGGTTATTGGTTTTGTGCTGGTAATCTGGTGCTGGTTCCGCTATCCGTTGACGCCCATCGTTTATTGGCTGATTCTCGTGCACGCCATTATTCTCATGGTGGGAGGGCATTACACTTACGCGGAAGTGCCAATGTTTGAATGGTTCCGCGACTGGTTCAGCTGGGAACGTAACAATTATGACAAGCTGGGGCACTTTGCCCAGGGCTTCGTTCCGGCCCTGATCGCGCGTGAACTGGTGGTCAGGCTTTCAGTGTTTGCCCGCCCTGGCTGGGCGCCCTTCTTTATTATCTGCTTCTGTCTTGCTGTCAGTGCGTTCTACGAACTAATTGAATGGTGGGTTGCACTGGCCAGTGAAGAGGCGGCAGAGTCATTTCTGGGAACCCAGGGGTATGTCTGGGATACCCAGTCCGACATGGCGTGGGCGCTTTCAGGCGCCATCCTGGCTCTGGTGTTGCTCAGGCGATTCCAGGATCGCCAGATTGCGGCGCTCGCCCGACACTGA
- a CDS encoding SLC13 family permease produces MTETSETRPKGLPKSQVIGLVLGPMFLLVTLILPPPQTMGVDAWAALGMMLLMATWWSTEAIPIPATALLPIVLVPALGLGSIGEATSPYANPIIFLFLGGFTLGLAMQRWNLHRRIALLTLKAVGDQPRRQIGGFMLATAFLSMWVSNTATSIMMLPIGLSVIAMMDASNPDGARRYATSLLLAIAYSASIGGIATLIGTPPNALLAAYLSENQGISVGFAQWMLLGLPITIVMLVAAWWWLTRRDFGLGKKGDSGQMIRDELAALGPLSRGEKLVGLVFLLTASAWIFRPLLSANLMPWLSDTGIAIAAAIVMFIAPVDTRERVFLLNWETAKEIPWGVLLLFGGGLAMAGVISSSGLAEWIAGSLGAAGILPTLAMIALVAGVIIFLTEVTSNTATAAAFLPLLGALAMSQGVSPILLTVPAAVAASCAFMMPVATPPNAIVFSSGHMRISDMISAGFALNLVGIVVVTLMCYGLLGLVFTV; encoded by the coding sequence ATGACTGAAACCTCCGAAACCCGTCCCAAAGGTCTCCCCAAAAGCCAAGTGATTGGCCTGGTTTTGGGTCCAATGTTTCTGCTGGTCACACTCATTTTGCCACCCCCTCAAACCATGGGCGTCGATGCCTGGGCGGCTCTCGGCATGATGTTGCTTATGGCCACCTGGTGGTCCACGGAAGCCATCCCGATACCGGCAACTGCACTTCTTCCTATTGTTCTGGTGCCGGCACTGGGGTTGGGAAGCATTGGTGAAGCAACCTCTCCTTACGCCAATCCAATCATATTTCTTTTTTTGGGGGGATTTACCCTGGGCCTTGCGATGCAGCGCTGGAATCTGCATCGAAGAATTGCATTGCTGACACTGAAAGCTGTGGGCGATCAGCCAAGACGCCAGATTGGTGGCTTCATGCTGGCCACGGCCTTTCTCAGTATGTGGGTCAGTAACACCGCCACATCAATCATGATGCTTCCGATTGGTCTCTCTGTCATCGCGATGATGGATGCGTCCAATCCGGATGGTGCTCGCCGATATGCCACCTCGCTGCTTCTGGCCATCGCCTATTCAGCGAGCATAGGTGGCATCGCGACCCTGATTGGAACGCCCCCCAATGCCTTGCTGGCCGCTTATCTGAGTGAAAACCAGGGAATTTCTGTCGGGTTTGCCCAATGGATGCTGCTGGGTCTTCCAATAACCATAGTAATGCTGGTTGCCGCGTGGTGGTGGTTGACGCGCCGGGACTTCGGTCTCGGCAAAAAAGGCGACAGTGGGCAGATGATTCGTGACGAGCTGGCAGCCCTGGGCCCATTGAGCAGGGGCGAGAAGCTCGTTGGACTGGTGTTTCTGCTGACTGCCAGTGCATGGATTTTTCGTCCGCTGCTTTCAGCAAATCTGATGCCCTGGCTCAGTGATACTGGTATTGCTATCGCAGCTGCCATTGTGATGTTCATCGCTCCTGTGGATACCCGCGAACGGGTGTTTCTTCTGAACTGGGAAACCGCCAAGGAGATCCCCTGGGGCGTTTTACTTCTCTTTGGCGGAGGCCTGGCCATGGCCGGGGTTATCAGCAGTTCCGGCCTGGCCGAATGGATTGCCGGAAGTCTGGGCGCTGCAGGCATTTTGCCCACTCTGGCCATGATCGCGCTGGTCGCCGGCGTGATCATTTTCCTGACTGAAGTCACCAGCAACACGGCGACTGCAGCGGCGTTTTTACCCCTGCTTGGAGCTCTCGCCATGTCACAGGGCGTATCGCCGATTCTACTGACCGTGCCTGCTGCCGTGGCCGCTAGCTGTGCCTTTATGATGCCGGTTGCGACACCGCCCAATGCAATCGTGTTTTCCTCCGGACATATGAGAATCAGCGACATGATCAGCGCCGGCTTTGCCCTCAACCTGGTTGGCATCGTGGTTGTCACCCTGATGTGCTATGGCCTGCTTGGCCTGGTATTCACTGTCTGA
- a CDS encoding C39 family peptidase: MLLVLAGSILTFTMVQEATVVEPFEKGTVVIEQDVDSGPVKLRSDVRVEPLVEQKYRNIVRQAYDYSCGSAALTTVLNYYLGRTLSERQVMEGLLHYGESERIVERRAFSMLDMKRLVTALGYPSGGFRATIDDLKDLDHPAIVPIHHAGFKHFVVLRSIRDGRVYMADPSVGNISFPLPQFEEKWDDNVLFIVFPGSDKPLDNLELKEEDLRFVDDQTMTLLALERIPAFHEATERRIQNLLERQKNNPDGSVENTRKQLYYRRN; this comes from the coding sequence ATGCTGCTGGTTCTCGCCGGATCCATTCTTACATTCACCATGGTGCAGGAAGCGACTGTGGTTGAGCCTTTCGAGAAAGGCACTGTCGTCATTGAACAGGACGTGGACTCCGGTCCGGTGAAACTGCGCTCTGATGTGCGGGTCGAGCCTCTTGTGGAGCAGAAGTACCGTAACATCGTGCGCCAGGCCTATGACTACAGTTGTGGGAGTGCTGCGCTGACGACGGTTCTGAATTATTACCTTGGCCGGACGCTGTCGGAGCGACAAGTCATGGAGGGCTTGCTGCATTATGGTGAAAGTGAGCGAATTGTAGAGCGCCGTGCATTTTCCATGCTGGATATGAAGCGGCTTGTGACGGCGCTCGGTTATCCCTCCGGTGGCTTTCGGGCGACCATTGATGATTTGAAGGACCTCGATCACCCCGCGATAGTCCCTATTCACCACGCAGGCTTCAAACACTTTGTCGTGTTGCGCTCCATCCGGGATGGCCGTGTCTATATGGCGGATCCGTCAGTAGGCAACATTTCCTTTCCGCTTCCCCAGTTTGAGGAAAAGTGGGACGACAACGTCCTTTTCATCGTGTTCCCGGGCAGCGACAAGCCCCTCGATAACCTGGAATTGAAAGAAGAAGACCTACGTTTTGTTGACGACCAGACCATGACCCTGTTGGCGCTGGAAAGGATTCCTGCGTTTCACGAGGCCACAGAAAGACGTATTCAGAATCTTCTGGAGCGTCAGAAGAACAATCCCGACGGCAGTGTCGAGAACACCCGGAAGCAACTGTATTACCGTCGAAACTAA
- a CDS encoding transporter encodes MNRWFVRGLILVSTAGLLPGMALAQEGSVDQAREALAKQEGDEDSSRQLEEVFQAAEKNYSLQKKGTHSLNYSFDYSYTADQRLDLAITGGSVRNLDVVPSATHNFTNSFSYDYGFLDNLTIGTRVPLVVKYDTEDELNVYDFGDISFTGRWQPFAYVPGKMSTTFFGTLTTKTGVSPYEIDIKEQLSTGSGYYSIGGGASLSKVLDPVVVFGSLSATYNLPAKDLQQVRGARLLEEVDPGFGLSGSAGFAYSLSYDISLSISAQISYSDETTLTFSNGEQAIAQDQMTGFLSMSLGTRVSDTTIVNTSLGIGLTEDAPDFSLGVSLPINFSGLKE; translated from the coding sequence ATGAATCGTTGGTTTGTGCGAGGCCTTATCCTTGTTTCCACGGCAGGTCTGCTTCCAGGCATGGCCCTGGCGCAGGAAGGAAGTGTGGACCAGGCGCGGGAGGCGCTGGCAAAACAGGAGGGCGATGAGGATTCCTCCCGTCAGCTGGAAGAAGTTTTTCAGGCTGCAGAAAAAAACTACTCCCTGCAAAAAAAGGGTACTCACTCCCTGAACTATTCATTTGATTATTCCTACACCGCCGACCAACGACTCGACCTTGCGATTACCGGAGGTTCGGTCAGGAATCTCGATGTGGTGCCATCTGCCACCCATAATTTTACGAATTCCTTTTCCTACGACTATGGTTTTCTGGATAACCTCACCATCGGGACGCGGGTGCCTCTGGTGGTCAAATACGACACCGAGGACGAGCTCAACGTTTATGACTTTGGTGATATCTCGTTCACCGGACGCTGGCAACCATTTGCGTATGTGCCCGGGAAAATGTCTACAACGTTTTTTGGCACACTGACCACCAAAACCGGCGTCAGCCCCTATGAAATCGATATTAAGGAGCAGCTTTCCACTGGTAGCGGATACTACTCCATTGGCGGCGGCGCGAGCCTTTCCAAGGTGCTGGATCCTGTCGTTGTTTTTGGTTCATTGAGTGCAACCTATAATCTTCCTGCCAAGGACCTGCAACAGGTTCGTGGTGCCCGATTGCTGGAAGAGGTAGATCCGGGCTTTGGGTTGTCAGGCTCTGCCGGTTTTGCTTACTCGCTCTCCTACGATATATCCCTGAGTATTTCAGCGCAGATCAGCTACAGCGATGAAACCACCCTCACATTCAGTAATGGTGAGCAGGCCATTGCCCAGGACCAGATGACCGGTTTCCTGAGCATGTCCCTCGGAACTCGTGTCAGTGACACCACCATAGTGAATACCAGTCTCGGTATTGGTCTGACCGAGGATGCCCCGGACTTTTCCCTGGGTGTATCCCTGCCCATTAATTTCTCTGGCCTTAAAGAGTGA
- a CDS encoding OmpP1/FadL family transporter: MGKNSHKRQILGALIAATISCGAEAQLAQNLTIHPKALALGNAVTADPPGIMAIHYNPAGLTKLDGRQLEVNLMSVYLDIDADFIAPDGYEIFGIDGLETDPLTGKQKDPVANTHSHTNNVALYVPGFGILRTPPGPALAPSAGISINPPGSKLTFANAFYLPLAAGFYRDKDDPGRYQPQATALQRTTYLSPTVGYEINDEWSVGAGIHLSHMGIAADQYMRAPNLLLGVAEILQDAFNCESGDEPLQPWLALCGGNVGPWDDIGALSINVQETLSPTYALGVMWEPTDWFSWGASYTSEAEMNMKGTFEIQYTDDWSGFWQSVNGSVLGAITSAILSLPSGAPREAGNVSMDLVYPQHFQTGISVDVHPKLTLNADIGWTDYEQWDAFVFRFDRNLEFLNAARILSPENATPNTLRLPLGFKSQWNWAFGAEFHASSRLDLRAGVEIRDSVIPDDQRQVMAPFGGANLYSIGMGYKWDKNTEIDMNLSYLHSIETIPADTSCNLNCDNITNIIYNPYAGLDVKTSLRVVMAGLSFRTRF; the protein is encoded by the coding sequence ATGGGAAAAAATAGCCACAAGCGTCAGATTCTCGGGGCTTTGATTGCCGCGACCATCTCATGTGGTGCCGAGGCTCAGCTTGCGCAGAATCTCACTATTCACCCGAAGGCCCTCGCTCTGGGTAATGCCGTAACGGCGGATCCCCCGGGAATAATGGCGATTCACTACAATCCGGCTGGCCTGACCAAACTGGATGGTCGTCAGCTGGAAGTGAACCTGATGAGCGTCTATCTGGATATAGATGCTGACTTTATCGCGCCAGACGGGTACGAAATTTTTGGCATTGATGGACTGGAAACCGACCCTCTGACAGGGAAGCAGAAAGACCCGGTGGCAAATACCCACAGCCATACCAATAACGTGGCCCTTTACGTTCCCGGCTTCGGCATCCTGAGAACACCTCCCGGCCCGGCGCTCGCTCCATCTGCCGGTATCAGCATCAACCCTCCAGGCTCCAAACTGACCTTCGCCAATGCATTCTATTTGCCGTTGGCAGCAGGATTCTACCGGGATAAAGATGATCCCGGGCGTTATCAACCACAGGCAACGGCTCTACAGAGGACAACCTATCTTTCACCAACTGTTGGCTATGAAATTAACGACGAGTGGTCAGTTGGTGCGGGCATCCATCTGTCCCATATGGGGATTGCGGCCGACCAGTATATGCGTGCCCCAAACCTGCTTCTCGGGGTTGCAGAGATTCTTCAGGACGCCTTCAACTGTGAAAGTGGTGATGAACCGCTTCAGCCATGGCTGGCCCTGTGCGGTGGTAACGTTGGCCCATGGGATGATATCGGTGCTCTGAGCATCAATGTTCAGGAAACCCTGTCGCCGACTTATGCTCTGGGTGTCATGTGGGAGCCTACAGACTGGTTCAGCTGGGGGGCGAGCTATACCTCCGAAGCTGAAATGAACATGAAGGGCACCTTTGAAATCCAGTATACCGACGACTGGTCCGGATTCTGGCAGAGTGTTAACGGCTCGGTACTCGGTGCCATTACTTCAGCCATTCTCAGTTTGCCCTCGGGGGCCCCGAGAGAAGCGGGCAACGTAAGTATGGATCTGGTGTATCCACAGCACTTCCAGACCGGTATCAGTGTCGATGTCCACCCGAAGCTGACGTTGAATGCCGATATTGGTTGGACCGATTACGAGCAGTGGGACGCCTTTGTCTTTCGCTTTGATCGCAATCTGGAGTTCCTGAATGCCGCAAGGATTCTGTCTCCTGAAAACGCCACGCCCAATACCCTTAGGCTTCCTCTAGGCTTCAAAAGCCAGTGGAACTGGGCTTTTGGAGCTGAGTTCCACGCCTCATCCCGACTGGATCTCAGGGCCGGCGTTGAAATCCGGGATTCAGTTATCCCCGATGACCAGCGCCAGGTGATGGCACCCTTTGGTGGCGCTAACCTCTACAGCATTGGTATGGGCTATAAATGGGACAAGAATACCGAGATTGATATGAATCTCAGCTACCTGCATTCCATCGAAACCATTCCGGCAGATACCAGCTGTAACCTGAACTGCGACAATATCACCAATATAATTTACAACCCCTATGCCGGGCTGGATGTCAAAACTTCCCTCCGGGTTGTGATGGCGGGTCTGAGCTTCCGCACCAGGTTCTGA
- a CDS encoding MalM family protein — translation MRSAVLSVMAVLAGGCQVGGSAVSDREGYFTWVDEQGRVRYSPIVESTERDSAKKLETVSNRPPKQSAAPEEKETMGQSVGGGASRTLEEQSEYTLENYPDADQLAKDGYVRPGERQPYFTWRDADGNVRVSYYEPDTRTDNEKGQAPAPIELTPASIYHAGPDMKLAEPVSGSDPDAFAVLGIESGAEDFFTRFSRSCCQGLDTRDHEEWQQGREFGINITDDSPVHDFITGQSPYQLVALSSVITHPDFIMRMRSYAKGGVFVPSLLFLDRNFAPVRLVTDLIGKYEPENWHRRGFLESWIPVFPGQGERWIVFFTRDQDLDGQEVIETRQGPQAIPHVSDGEIGLMMAEED, via the coding sequence ATGAGATCAGCAGTACTCTCTGTAATGGCCGTTCTGGCCGGCGGTTGCCAGGTAGGTGGCTCGGCCGTTTCCGATCGAGAAGGTTATTTCACCTGGGTGGATGAACAGGGCCGAGTGCGTTACTCACCCATTGTGGAGTCGACTGAAAGGGATTCGGCAAAAAAACTGGAAACCGTCAGTAATCGGCCACCAAAGCAGAGCGCAGCGCCAGAGGAAAAAGAAACGATGGGTCAGTCTGTCGGGGGCGGGGCATCCCGAACGCTGGAAGAGCAATCCGAATACACTCTTGAAAACTACCCGGACGCGGATCAGCTTGCAAAGGATGGATATGTTCGTCCGGGTGAGCGACAGCCTTACTTCACCTGGCGAGATGCAGACGGTAATGTCCGGGTCAGTTATTACGAGCCGGATACTCGCACGGATAACGAAAAGGGGCAGGCGCCGGCTCCCATCGAACTAACACCAGCCAGTATCTATCATGCCGGTCCGGACATGAAGCTCGCAGAGCCCGTCTCAGGCAGTGATCCCGACGCGTTTGCCGTTCTGGGTATTGAGTCTGGTGCAGAGGACTTCTTTACCCGCTTTTCCAGGTCCTGTTGTCAGGGGCTGGACACAAGGGATCACGAGGAATGGCAGCAGGGCCGTGAGTTTGGTATCAATATCACCGACGATTCCCCCGTTCATGACTTCATAACGGGCCAAAGTCCCTATCAGCTGGTCGCTCTGTCCAGTGTAATCACGCATCCGGATTTCATTATGCGTATGCGCTCTTATGCCAAAGGCGGCGTGTTCGTGCCATCCCTGTTGTTTCTGGACCGGAATTTTGCCCCGGTCCGACTCGTGACAGATCTGATCGGCAAGTATGAGCCTGAAAACTGGCACCGTAGGGGCTTTCTTGAGTCATGGATACCTGTATTCCCGGGCCAGGGGGAGCGTTGGATTGTATTCTTCACCCGGGATCAGGACCTTGATGGCCAGGAAGTCATAGAAACAAGGCAGGGGCCACAAGCCATTCCTCACGTGTCCGACGGTGAAATCGGTCTGATGATGGCAGAGGAGGACTGA
- a CDS encoding polysaccharide deacetylase family protein: MAKRTFLNLSIFIVLTTIALGSRADLAVLQYHHVSDSTPHSTSTSVSLFEAQMQFIRETGLSVVPLQAGTSEALDGENTGNNRVAITFDDAYDSVYSSAAPMLAEYGFPYTIFVNTSAVGGSGYMTWEQLSTLTEQDGVTIANHSADHGHLARKPNESQNEWRKRVRHSLDDAQTQLSAKLGTDAPMFAYPYGEFDEALEGMISDRGWYGYGQQSGPIGESSGKTRLPRFPMANAYGQLDSLENKLRSKALPVDAKTLPDGVINSNPPLLSLNLPADMTASRLTCFASGMGRIEFSETAEGPVQVQAPKAFNSRRFRYNCTYPAGNGRFYWLSQQWLDLSQPED, from the coding sequence ATGGCCAAACGAACCTTTCTGAATCTATCGATATTTATTGTGCTGACAACCATCGCACTCGGTTCTCGAGCTGACCTCGCGGTGCTCCAATATCATCATGTCAGTGATTCCACACCCCACTCCACCAGCACATCGGTTTCACTTTTCGAGGCACAGATGCAGTTTATCCGGGAGACCGGACTGTCAGTCGTACCACTGCAGGCAGGCACCTCAGAGGCCCTTGATGGCGAAAATACCGGAAACAACCGGGTTGCGATAACGTTCGACGATGCCTACGACTCCGTTTACTCCTCAGCAGCACCGATGCTGGCCGAATATGGCTTCCCCTATACTATATTCGTAAACACCTCTGCCGTAGGCGGGTCTGGATATATGACCTGGGAGCAGCTCTCCACGCTCACAGAACAGGACGGAGTAACCATTGCAAACCACAGTGCCGATCATGGCCACCTGGCCAGAAAGCCGAACGAATCCCAAAACGAATGGCGAAAAAGAGTCAGGCACAGCCTGGATGATGCCCAGACCCAGCTGAGTGCAAAGCTTGGAACAGATGCCCCGATGTTCGCCTACCCCTATGGAGAGTTTGATGAGGCTCTGGAGGGCATGATCTCCGATAGAGGCTGGTACGGTTATGGCCAACAAAGCGGGCCCATCGGTGAAAGCTCCGGTAAAACCAGGTTGCCACGCTTCCCTATGGCCAACGCTTATGGTCAGCTCGACAGTCTGGAAAACAAACTTCGAAGCAAGGCACTTCCAGTCGACGCAAAGACGCTCCCTGACGGAGTTATCAACTCAAATCCTCCGCTACTGTCCCTGAATCTGCCTGCCGATATGACGGCCTCAAGGCTCACTTGTTTTGCGTCCGGAATGGGTCGGATCGAATTCAGCGAAACGGCGGAGGGCCCGGTTCAGGTTCAGGCACCAAAGGCATTCAACAGCCGACGCTTCCGTTACAACTGCACGTACCCTGCCGGCAACGGTCGTTTTTATTGGCTATCACAGCAATGGCTGGACCTGAGCCAACCGGAGGACTGA
- a CDS encoding DNA-J related domain-containing protein: MANFTSGPKIPRVHQSDSDAVLEQQIQHMLVAVEHELRRAPAGINELGLIKSLQQPPWQLIGEVRFNEPENLYPVHFLLFHVLYRLRDQLAETGEILVISPLNIRLSVADVVGGLGMPDSLDSLRQFYLDLSQYRLPEDAIQRMMDDFWTGRQGIAPEHSETLAAAESLGFDGMPESFPEVKKRFRRAVMQSHPDRGGDTETIQRLNHAFSVLKTHFRLIS, translated from the coding sequence ATGGCGAACTTCACTTCTGGCCCGAAAATACCGCGGGTCCATCAAAGCGACAGCGACGCTGTGCTGGAACAGCAAATTCAGCATATGCTGGTAGCCGTTGAGCATGAGCTGCGTCGCGCTCCGGCAGGCATCAACGAGCTGGGGCTGATCAAGTCGTTGCAGCAACCGCCATGGCAACTGATTGGCGAGGTTCGGTTCAACGAGCCGGAAAACCTCTATCCGGTACATTTTCTGCTGTTTCACGTACTTTATAGGTTACGCGACCAGCTTGCCGAAACGGGGGAAATCCTCGTCATCTCCCCCCTCAACATCCGCCTTTCGGTTGCAGATGTGGTTGGTGGCCTTGGCATGCCCGATAGCCTGGACAGCCTCAGGCAGTTCTATCTGGATCTCTCCCAGTACCGCCTCCCGGAAGATGCAATACAGAGGATGATGGACGATTTCTGGACCGGCAGGCAGGGCATTGCACCAGAGCACTCAGAGACTCTGGCTGCGGCAGAAAGCCTCGGCTTTGACGGCATGCCAGAGAGCTTTCCGGAAGTGAAGAAACGATTTCGAAGGGCTGTCATGCAGTCGCACCCCGACCGCGGGGGGGATACCGAAACCATCCAGAGGCTCAATCACGCATTTTCAGTGCTCAAAACTCATTTCCGCCTGATCAGTTGA
- a CDS encoding TetR/AcrR family transcriptional regulator — MDMLQSKEAITGKRELNRARNRNAILDAARECFREQGYDNSTIRDIVRHTGLAAGTFYNYFSSKQDIFAALLTDFLARLNDNLIQNRRAADSREDFIHYAYLSLYTATARDPLVYELAHRNDRALRELFGSDILGLAMLSLEEDLRKAMKRGLLPELDHEYLCAAFFGVAYEMSLAVARRARQAPETADREALLATRFSTAMFMGGIPELSALS; from the coding sequence ATGGATATGTTGCAGTCGAAAGAAGCAATCACCGGAAAACGGGAACTTAACCGGGCCCGAAACCGCAACGCCATTCTTGATGCGGCCCGGGAATGTTTTCGGGAACAAGGCTACGACAACTCCACCATCCGGGACATTGTCCGTCACACTGGTCTGGCTGCGGGCACCTTCTATAATTATTTCTCAAGCAAACAGGATATTTTCGCGGCCCTGCTGACGGATTTTCTGGCCCGTCTCAACGACAATCTGATCCAGAACCGGCGCGCTGCAGATAGCAGAGAAGACTTTATCCATTACGCCTATCTATCGCTGTACACAGCCACCGCCCGCGACCCGCTCGTCTACGAGTTGGCGCACCGTAATGACCGGGCCCTGCGCGAGCTCTTTGGCTCCGATATTCTGGGACTGGCGATGTTATCGCTTGAAGAAGACTTGAGAAAAGCCATGAAGCGCGGCTTGTTACCCGAGCTGGACCACGAGTACCTGTGCGCCGCATTCTTCGGGGTTGCCTATGAAATGAGCCTCGCGGTTGCACGCCGGGCTCGTCAGGCACCGGAAACCGCTGACCGGGAAGCCCTCCTGGCGACCCGTTTCTCCACCGCCATGTTTATGGGCGGGATCCCCGAACTCTCCGCCCTTTCCTGA